In Gadus chalcogrammus isolate NIFS_2021 chromosome 1, NIFS_Gcha_1.0, whole genome shotgun sequence, one DNA window encodes the following:
- the dclre1b gene encoding 5' exonuclease Apollo: MSVNGHVIPHTPLAVDFWQVRKCPHARLFFLSHMHSDHTLGLTSTWSDRPIYCSPVSAALLKLKLQVKQQWIRPLELDEPYMLPLDDIGKERLTVTLIDANHCPGSVMFLFQGYFGSILYTGDFRYAPSMLREPCLRNDIHIDLLYLDNTNCDPTRVLPTRQRATEKIKEIIRSHPDHNVVIGLYSLGKESLIVSLALEFKSWVEVSAERMETLRLLGLPDVFTTDEGAGRLRLVEQTEVCYSNMQKWNQVYPTLAILPTSRPAVSYHPNVHVVPYSDHSSYRELEDFISALKPAAVVPIVGTCLPGSFTALLPRKKRRDFLVPESVLNYMLKQPAVQPRQRGPAPRYKRARPPPRGVVFESPSKSSEGSTSVSRASISPGSTAPEVEEVVEVVWEVEEEVVEEEVEDEVHIVREKSQRRVPVECYKRNHYMCGMNVVNTVYDDSSTMKVLTNIVPALTPIKVRRVTSAPRRAANGMAGSSWDVTCSSNEPLKESDKAGVVRSPGTLEEMEGSVLQRLPFNQEDMMNAGLLDRRLVQRFCLVPFPHNQEDQTPFL, from the exons ATGTCAGTGAATGGACATGTAATCCCACATACCCCGCTGGCTGTAGACTTCTGGCAGGTTCGCAAGTGTCCACACGCTCGCCTGTTTTTTCTATCTCACATGCACAGCGACCACACACTTGGTTTAACTTCTACATGGAGCGACCGTCCGATCTACTGCTCCCCAGTATCTGCTGCACTCTTGAAACTAAAACTACAG GTGAAACAGCAATGGATCCGTCCTCTGGAGTTGGATGAGCCGTACATGCTGCCGTTGGATGACATCGGCAAGGAAAGACTGACGGTCACACTTATAGACGCCAACCACTGCCCAGGGTCCGTCATGTTTCTGTTCCAGGGTTACTTTGGCTCGATACTCTACACAG GTGACTTCAGGTACGCTCCCTCGATGCTACGTGAGCCTTGCCTCAGGAACGACATCCACATAGACCTCCTGTACCTTGACAACACCAACTGTGACCCCACCCGGGTCCTGCCAACCAGGCAGAGAGCCACAGAGAAGATCAAAGAGATAATCCGCAGCCACCCCGACCACAACGTTGTCATCG GTCTGTACTCCCTGGGGAAGGAGTCTCTGATCGTCTCCCTTGCCCTGGAGTTCAAGAGCTGGGTGGAGGTCAGCGCTGAGCGCATGGAGACCCTCCGCCTGCTGGGGCTCCCGGACGTGTTCACCACTGACGAGGGGGCTGGCCGCCTGCGGTTGGTGGAGCAGACGGAGGTCTGCTACTCCAACATGCAGAAGTGGAACCAGGTTTACCCTACCCTGGCCATACTGCCCACCAGCAGGCCCGCGGTTTCCTACCATCCCAATGTGCACGTGGTGCCCTACTCGGACCACTCCTCCTACCGGGAGCTGGAGGACTTCATCTCGGCGCTCAAGCCGGCCGCCGTGGTCCCCATCGTGGGCACCTGTCTCCCGGGCAGCTTCACGGCTCTGCTGCCCCGCAAAAAGCGCCGCGACTTCCTGGTGCCCGAGTCGGTGCTGAACTACATGCTGAAGCAGCCGGCGGTCCAACCCAGACAAAGAGGCCCGGCCCCTAGGTACAAGAGGGCACGCCCTCCTCCGCGGGGGGTCGTGTTTGAGTCTCCCTCCAAGAGCTCGGAGGGCTCAACAAGCGTGAGCAGGGCTTCGATCAGCCCGGGAAGCACTGCTCCTGaggttgaggaggtggtggaggtggtgtgggaggtggaggaggaggtggtggaggaggaggtggaggacgaaGTCCATATTGTTCGAGAAAAGAGTCAGCGACGTGTCCCTGTCGAATGTTACAAGAGGAATCACTACATGTGTGGTATGAACGTCGTTAATACAGTTTACGATGACTCTTCCACAATGAAGGTCCTCACAAACATCGTTCCCGCTTTAACGCCCATCAAAGTCAGAAGAGTGACGTCTGCACCCAGAAGAGCCGCAAACGGAATGGCGGGGTCAAGCTGGGACGTCACGTGTTCCTCTAACGAACCGTTGAAGGAGAGTGACAAGGCGGGAGTCGTACGGTCTCCTGGAACACTGGAGGAGATGGAAGGGAGCGTTTTACAGCGGCTGCCGTTCAATCAGGAGGACATGATGAACGCTGGGCTGCTGGACCGCAGGCTGGTCCAGCGGTTCTGCCTCGTTCCTTTCCCCCATAACCAGGAGGACCAGACCCCCTTCCTGTAG